AAGACACTTAAGCCACTCGTAGTTTATAATAAAACCATATTTTGACACGGAAACCGATTAGATGACACACAATCACGACCCTTATAGTGACGCTGCAGCATTAAAAGGCCTAACATTAGGCCGTGCAACTGCTTATCAAGCTGAGTATGACGCGTCACTGCTGCAAGGGGTTCCTCGTAAACTTAACCGAGATGCTATTGAATTAAGCGGTGAACTGCCTTTTCATGGTACCGATATTTGGACAGGGTATGAATTGTCTTGGCTTAATGCCAAAGGCAAGCCTATTGTTGCTATTTTGGAAGTTCAGTTAGATATCAACAGTGTCAATTTGATTGAATCTAAGTCTTTTAAACTGTACTTGAATAGTTTTAACCAAACTAAATTTGACAGTGTAGAAGCCGTACAAGAAACCTTAAGCCGTGACCTAAGCACTTGCGCCCAAGGTGAGCTAAGCGTAAAAGTCATTGAGCCTAAGTTTTTTAATCTTGAACGTATCATTGATTTACCGGGTAGCTGTATTGATGAGCTAGACATTGAAGTTAATGAGTACGCCTTTAACCCAGATCATTTATTAGACAGCACAGATGCAGATAAGAATGTCGCTGAGACACTAAATTCTAATCTATTAAAGT
The Shewanella vesiculosa DNA segment above includes these coding regions:
- the queF gene encoding NADPH-dependent 7-cyano-7-deazaguanine reductase QueF (Catalyzes the NADPH-dependent reduction of 7-cyano-7-deazaguanine (preQ0) to 7-aminomethyl-7-deazaguanine (preQ1) in queuosine biosynthesis): MTHNHDPYSDAAALKGLTLGRATAYQAEYDASLLQGVPRKLNRDAIELSGELPFHGTDIWTGYELSWLNAKGKPIVAILEVQLDINSVNLIESKSFKLYLNSFNQTKFDSVEAVQETLSRDLSTCAQGELSVKVIEPKFFNLERIIDLPGSCIDELDIEVNEYAFNPDHLLDSTDADKNVAETLNSNLLKSNCLITSQPDWGSVMIRYQGPKIDREKLLRYLISFRQHNEFHEQCVERIFVDLKKYCQCTKLTVYARYTRRGGLDINPYRSDFENPPESNRLARQ